From Micromonas commoda chromosome 3, complete sequence, a single genomic window includes:
- a CDS encoding predicted protein, which produces MTIGNVLVRNHQVLAKACLGGGFAYGFLYTNSTGSSPIRDAAQATGLESPTASHTQQTTFSIRAPGHH; this is translated from the exons ATGACCATCGGcaacgtcctcgtccgcaACCACCAGGTGCTGGCGAAAGCCTGCCTGGGAGGCGGGTTCGCGTACGGCTTCCTCTACACGAACTCGACTGGAAGCTCTCCCATCCgagacgccgcgcaggctaCCG GCTTGGAGAGCCCCACGGCGTCGCACACGCAGCAGACGACGTTCTCCATCCGCGCTCCGGGTCACCACTGA
- a CDS encoding predicted protein, with amino-acid sequence MARARRAPAARRAFTVRATATESGSKKDEIVGMPVVLIDNRSDPLATVVSVQFSDVLGQLLDTVESLKALGLNVSRAEVTGDENPNKFYVTDAATSEKVVKSEQIENIRMAIINNMLYYHPESKQYFEGGTVDMPGNRDVDANPLGARPRGKVATKVTIEAMGAARSRLIVETADRPGLLVDIVRTLKDLSLNVVSAEIDTIGPKASDTVYLTYRGAALNPSMNELVVNALTYYLSKKEVETDESY; translated from the exons atggcgcgcgcccgccg agctcccgccgcccgccgcgcgttcaccgtgcgcgccaccgccaccgaaTCCGGCTCCAAGAAGGACGAGATCGTCGGCATgcccgtcgtcctcatcgacAATCGCTCcgacccgctcgcgacggtTGTCAGCGTTCAGTTcagcgacgtcctcggccaGCTTCTCGACACCGTGGAGTCGCTCAAGGCGTTGGGCCTGAACGTctcccgcgcggaggtgacTGGCGACGAGAACCCCAACAAGTTCtacgtcaccgacgccgccacctccgagAAGGTGGTCAAGTCTGAGCAGATTGAGAACATCCGCATGGCCATCATCAACAACATGCTCTACTACCACCCGGAGTCCAAGCAGTACTTCGAGGGCGGGACCGTGGACATGCCGGGGAACCGCGATGTCGACGCGAACCCGCTGGGCGCCAGGCCTCGGGGTAAGGTCGCCACGAAGGTCACCATCGAGGCCATGGgagcggcgaggtcgaggctCATCGTGGAGACGGCTGACCGCCCCGGGTTGCTCGTCGACATCGTGCGCACGCTCAAGGACCTGAGCCTCAACGTGGTGTCCGCCGAGATTGACACGATCGGCCCCAAGGCGAGTGATACCGTGTACCTGACctaccgcggcgccgcgctcaaccCCAGCATGAACGAGCTGGTCGTCAACGCGCTCACCTATTACCTTTCCAAGAAGGAGGTGGAGACGGATGAGTCGTACTAG